TCGGCCCACCGGGAACTGCAGGCCGGCGCGGGACGAGCGCGACTTGGCCTTGGCGCGAGCCTTGCCTCCTTGTTTGCCACGGCCAGACATGACGGCAACGCTCACCGCGACCACCTCCCGCTTGACGACCGAGAATAGTCGCCGCAAACGCCGCCGCTTCAGCCTTTTATAGGCAGAACCCGGATTGTCTACGGGGCACTTTGATTGGCTAAGGCAGATCTTTATTCTGACGACCAATAGGCCGGCTCGGCCAGAATCCGCTCATTTACATAATCTCGTCCCCCTCGCAGGAGCGCGGCCGAAAACTCGCGAATCACGGCGCAGCGTAACCAGAACCTTAATTTGCGTGGGGCCTCTTTAAGTCCGGAGTCGCTTCCGGTAGCCTCGGCCCTACGGTGGGGTTTGCGTTCCCGGTGGTCGGCGTCCGTGCCTTGTGCTCGCCGCTATGCCCGAGCCGGCAAAGTCCGCCCCCGCGGCCAAGAAGGGCTCGAAGAAGGCGGTCACCAAAGCCCAGAAGAAGGACGGCAAGAAGCGCAAGCGCAGCCGCAAGGAGAGTTACTCCATCTACGTGTACAAGGTGCTCAAGCAGGTGCACCCCGACACCGGCATCTCGTCCAAGGCCATGGGCATCATGAACTCGTTCGTCAACGACATCTTCGAGCGCATCGCCGGCGAGGCCTCCCGCCTGGCGCATTACAACAAGCGCTCGACCATCACCTCCCGGGAGATCCAGACGGCCGTGCGCCTGCTGCTGCCCGGCGAGCTGGCCAAGCACGCCGTGTCCGAGGGCACCAAGGCCGTCACCAAGTACACCAGCTCCAAGTGAGTCCCTGCCGGGACTCGGCGCTCGCACGGGTCGCCGGCCGCTTGACTCCAAAGGCTCTTTTCAGAGCCACCCACCTTCTAGGGGAAAGAAGCGGTTTTTCcctatttcaaaatgttatttttccatgctatttattctttttaatatcagCCTTTTCCTTTGGATGACAAGAAAGGACTCTAAGATTGGACCTGATTCTTCTAACATTGTGGAGAGCTAGAGTACGTGTATTTGTTCTCAAAAGTAACTGAGGTTTAACAGTGAAGCGGTCAGCAATGCATGGCAGTCAACGTGTAAATATACTCATGATTATAGAAATTAGTGCTAAGGAGTGTTTGCTGTAAGGTAATTAGCTTGAATCTGTTTATTGtaattgcatttttctttggaaaattaatGTGTTTGTAAACATGGAAAGCAGACTTCTGAAACCACGCCCAACACccataaataaatttttctcagTACCTCGGTATCTTGATTCTGTGGTTGAAGTAATTTCTAGTTTACACACTTTTTGCCCCAATTCGGTGTTTCTTTCAGGTACACTGAATCGGTACGTATTCACTGCTCACATTGGAGACGTTAAACTGTCAGAATAAGATAATGCAAAAGCCACTCATTTATAATAAACCCTTCTTGCTCAGGTTGATAACCTACATTCTCCATAATTGTAGTTTTGCTCCATCCTGGataagggaggaggaaagagggttTATAAATCCAGAATCTGGGCCTGTTAATCATAAAATGTCCAGAAACATTGTTAAAACTACTTAGGTCTTAAAAATATGtgtgcttaggggcacctgggtggctcagttggttaagtgtctgactgcggctcaggtcatgatctcctgatgtGTGAGCCGGGGTTCAAccttgggctctgttctgaccactcagcctggagcctgctgcagattctgtgtctccccctctctctgctcctcccatgctcatgctctgtctctcaataataaataaatgttaaaaaataaattaaaaaataccgtTTGCTTAGagcagttcattttctttttatctgaaaaCAGGGGCACTAAATATTAGAGAATAAAAAGGTCTTCTCCATTTCTGAGTTAGATGTTTAAAAGCAGTGTTTCCTAAAACAGTTCAAAGGCCATTAGAGCCTGAATCAATCAGTGGGTTTATCCCTTAACCCCCACATACTTCCACTGAACCCAAATCACTGGGGCACTGTGATTGGTGGGGTGAGAACCTCTGGGACACACCAGGTGATTCATGTTTCATAACCGACATATTGGCTATGTAGTTGCCATGTTATTTGGTAACAATCTGTTTGCAGTTTTCAGTTACCATCCAgacatttcctttttcctaaatTGTCTTTTCccagaattattcataatattacATACAAAACTAActtcattttttctctcattaaCCCAGGGCACCAAATATAGCATAAGACTTTGCCTTTCTACTTTTATTAAGGTttggaaacacattttaaagaggtcaaatgagaacaaaaaataaagtactaaaaggcacaaaaatgaaactttctgaaaaaaaaattaagcacacTGCAAGTGTCCTAGCTCATCCCCTGGCTTATATACTTTATGTACCTACATAAAATCTCAGATATTATTGGCAGACCATCCTATCTGCCCTGCCCAATTAAAAAACGGTAACTTATTTCCTAGTATTGTGCTAAAGCCATCCCTTCTTTCCAATGCTTAGGTCTCAGGAAACATTTCCCTACTTTTGCACATGTCTTGCTTGGATCTACTAAGTGATTAGAAAGAAGGCCAAAGCTTGAAAAGTTCAGGTAAATTatggagatggggaagggaaaagaaaataggggAAGGTTTGCATTTACAGGGTAGGaatataatgaaaacatattaaGAGGCACACAGGATGTTGGGCAAATACTGTCATTATATGTGGGGGAGGGAGTGGTCACCTTTGGTTCTGAAGATTCTCCAGATATGGGTAGGAAAGCAGAAAACAGCAAATTCTTAAAAGTGGAGGTGAGTCATTATAACTGTATTACCTATCAATAGTTCCCTTTAGCACCGGtgtgaaagcaaaacaaatatcCTGTTCAGGCTCCACTAGGAGTATTTTTGCACACAATTTCCTGCAAtaagggaga
This Prionailurus viverrinus isolate Anna unplaced genomic scaffold, UM_Priviv_1.0 scaffold_50, whole genome shotgun sequence DNA region includes the following protein-coding sequences:
- the LOC125159536 gene encoding histone H2B type 2-E-like, which codes for MPEPAKSAPAAKKGSKKAVTKAQKKDGKKRKRSRKESYSIYVYKVLKQVHPDTGISSKAMGIMNSFVNDIFERIAGEASRLAHYNKRSTITSREIQTAVRLLLPGELAKHAVSEGTKAVTKYTSSK